In Leptospira montravelensis, the DNA window TGCAACGATCTGCAGCTAACTTTGGTTTCTCCATCGGAGATGATGGATTAGTTCTTCAATAAACATAAATATAAAAAAATGACACCAAAACACCTTATCCTAATTTCGATTTTTCTTCTCGTTTTTGATTGTAAAAAAAAATCAAACGATGATGCTACAAAAGCTCTCATCCTTGCGGCCATTTTGTCGTCTTCTTCCTGTTCCTCGGGAGATTTTTTAAATGATCCTTGTGAACAGTTTAGCGGTGGTGATACAACCACCTTTGACTCTACCGAGTCAGCGTTTGATTTAGAAGCAGCCAATGTAGTTGATTCCAGAAGGTCCATTGACTTCCAAGATGGAAATGCCAACTTCAATCGCACCTGGCTTCCTGCAGGAAATTCCTCTGTCACAGGTCTTGGACCTGTATTTAACAACCGTTCGTGCCAAGGTTGTCATGTCAAAGACGGAAGAGGTAGACCTCCTGCTGATGGAACAAGTCTTTCTTCAATGCTCATTCGCTTGAGTATAGCTGGTTCTAATCCCACAACGGGTGGGCCTGTGGCTATGGCCAATTTCGGAACTCAACTCAACACAGAAGGAATCTTGGAATACGGAACAGGCACACAAATTCCTAAAGAAGGAACGGTTACAATTACTTACACTGAAGAGGCAGGTAGTTTCCCTGACGGAGAAACTTATTCTCTACGTAAACCAAGTTATGCGATCACTTGGAATGTGGGAGGCGGCGCTACACAAATCAATGTGTCAAACCCCGGCCAACCCTATCATGCTACCAACAATGCATCAGGTACTTATTATATTTCACCAAGAACGGCCCCAATGGTACCTGGGCTTGGACTTTTAGAAGCCATTCCTGAATCTACCATTCGTTCTTTTGCCGATGCTTCCGATTCCAATGGAGATGGAATTTCGGGAAAACCAAACATTGTTTGGGATACAACTCAAGCTAAAAGCTTTATTGGAAGGTTTGGATGGAAAGCAAACCAACCCAATTTAAACCACCAAAATGCAAGTGCCTTTCTTGGCGATATAGGCCTCACCACTTCCGTGTTTCCATCAGAAAATTGTGCCACAGGACAAACACTTTGTTCTGCAAGTACCACTGGGAATGGTTCGAATCCAGAAATATCCAATGACCGTTTAGCACGAGTTACCTTTTATACCAGTTTAGTAAGTGTTCCCGGTAGAAGGAATTGGAAAAATGAAGATGTAAAAAAGGGGAAAGAATTGTTTATCGAAATTGGATGTTCCTCTTGTCACATTCCAAGAATCAAGACGGGAGACCACTCGATAAGGGAAGTTGCCAATCAAGAAATTAGGCCTTATACAGATTTACTTTTACATGATATGGGAGACGGGCTTAGCGATTTTCGTTCTGATTTTTTAGCGACTGGCAACGAATGGAGAACCACTCCTCTTTGGGGACTCGGTCTTGTGGAACGAGTCAACGGACACGAACTTCTACTACATGATGGAAGAGCAAGAGGTGTTCAAGAAGCTATTCTTTGGCATGGAGGTGAAGCAGAACAGAGTAAAAATAAATACAAACAACTGCCAAAAGAATCTAGGTCAAAACTAATTAGTTTTCTTAAATCATTATGAAACAAAAAAAGTTTCCTACAAAGTTCCTCATTTATAGTTCTTATGTTTTATTACTAAACTGCGGCAGTCCTTCGAACAATGCCTCCAAAAAAGCGCAAATCCTTGGTTTAGTAGATACCTACTTAAAAACATATACAACTTCTAGTTTGTTATTAGACATTGCTAATAATCTAATGATTCCTAAATATACGAATTTAGATAATAAAGTATCCTCTTTACAGACTGCGGCATCAACCTATATAGCAAACCCTGATGTTACCAATCTAACAACAGTCAGAAATGCCTGGACGGACGCATATCTTTCATACAAACAAGTGGAATGGGCATATTTTGGTCCCGCTAACATTCCAAATAATGTCTACTTATATTTGGATAGTTTTTCAAGATCCTTCCCCATCGACACCTCATCCATTGAATCCAAAATAACCGCTAATTCAGCACCAAATGGGTTACGAGTTGATGGTTTTGATGCCGTTGAATATTTACTTTTTAAAGATAATGCGAACACAACCAACACAGCATTTGCGGATGTTAACAGAAGAACTTATCTAACAAAACTAATCCAAGATTTAAAAAATCAAACCGGGTTACTTACATTCAACTGGAATAAATCAAGAAACAACTCATTTTATTATTCTTTTACTAATGCCGGAAAAGGAAGTCGCGACTATCCCAATACCAAAGATGCACTCACTGAACTTACAAACCAAATGGTTTTTTTCTGCAATACTATAGTCGATATAAAAATAGCAGAGCCATCTGGATTACGAGCCACGAACTTAGGAGTAAAGGATATTAATAAAGTAGAAACTCCTTATGCAAATTTATCCTTGGACTCCCTTATACAAAACCTTCAAGGTTTTTCTGACATAGGAGAAGCTGGCTTTTATAAATTCTTGAGTTTAAGAAGTGAAACAGTTGTTCCAAGACTAAAAGAACAAATTTCACTCACAACCGCTTCTGTGAATTCTATTAAATCAAAACATGGAACATTTCAAACTGCGATTACTTCCGGCGGAAATGACGTTGAACTCATGTTAAACGAATTTAAAAAACTAAGGATATTAATAAGCACAGAAGTAATCAGTTCACTCGGTGGAACAATCGGAGTCAGTTCAAACGATGGCGATTAAAAATTTGTTACTTCCTGTTTCTTCGCTTTCGCTCCACTTCTTTCGAATTGGATACGGTTTTGCCACAACCATTTTGATCTTTCGGTATTTTTATTATGGTTGGATTGACACTTATTTTATCAAACCAACCTTTTTCTTTAAACATTATGGTTGGGAATGGATCCATCCACTCCCCCCGGTATTTACTTACCTTTTATTTGGGATTCTATTTTTAACTGCTCTTGGAATTTTTTTAGGTTATTATTTACGAATCAATTTGTTTGTATTTACCATCGGATTTACATGGTTCCATTTTTCTGATGCCACTATTTATTTGAACCATTATTACCTCGTTTCCCTTCTTGGTTTTTTATTGTGGTTATCACCTGTAAGTAAGTCAAATTTTCCTAGCTTCCATTTTTTTGATTGGATGGAAACAACAGAGCCAATATCAAAACTTTGGTTATATGCTTTTCGCATTCAAATAGGACTTGTTTATTTTTTTGGTGGTATCGCAAAACTGCAACCAGATTGGTTATTTGAAGCTCTCCCTTTAAAACTCTGGTTGTATCAATCCGAAGGGAAAATTCCATTTTTAGATCCAATTTTAGGCCTTCCCATCACTGCCTTTGTTTTCTCTTGGATTGGAGTTATTTTTGACTTGTCTATTCCGTTTTTATTATGCTTAAAGCGTTTTCGTTTCTTTGCATGGTTAGTTGTTCTTTTTTTTCACACGTTTACTTCGTTTTTATTTCCCATCGGAATTTTCCCCATAGTAATGAGTCTTTCTTCCTTAATATTCTTCGAACCTAATTGGCCAAAAACCATTTTAACTAAATTAATAAAAACGAAACAACAAGTTATAGATTCGAATAACAACAAACATATAATTCAGTCAGTTCCCAAATTTGGCTTTAAAGAAAAATTACTTTTAACCTACCTTTTGTTACAGGTATCAATCCCTCTTCGGCACATTTTTTATCCAGGACAAGTAATTTGGACAGAAGAAGGGATTAAATATTCATGGCAAGTGATGGTTGCTGACAAAGTAGGATCTGCCACTTTTTGGATTCAAAACAAACAAGTAGATCCGAAAGAAATTCTGACAGACTATCAATACAGAATGATGACTATCCAACCGGAACATATTCTTCAGTTTGCAAAATACTTACAAAAGAAAGAAATGGAAGTATCCGGATTAAAGGACGTTTCTGTATTTGTTCAATCCAATGTTTCCATCAATGGAAAACCAACTCGCCCTCTATTTTCACCAGACGAAGATCTGACAAAGATTTATATCAACTTTTCTCCCTTAAAAGGACTCATTCGATGAATTTTCGAAACTTACGTTTATTGTTTTTGGTTTTTATTATCTTATCTGGAAATAGCATAATCCTGGCTCAAAATCTACCAGAAGAACCAGAATCTAATTCAAAAAAAAATGAAGGGATTCATGTCATTGGTAACAAAAAAGAAGATTTAAAAAAAATCCCAGGTTCTGCATATATAATCGACAAAAAATATTTAGAGGAAGCTTCTCCTACAGATCCAATGGAAGCACTTCGTCGTTCACCAGGTGCTAGTGTTCGTTTCCAAGATGCTGCTGGACTTACACCTAACATTGGATTTAGAGGAGTAAGTAACGAGGAATCAAGAAAAACGTTAATTTTGGAAGATGGAATCCTCACATCACTTTCTCCCTACGGCCAACCAGAAAGTTACTACTCCCCTTCTATTGAAAGAATGGAAAGGATAGAGGTTATCAAAGGATCTGGATCGATTTTATTTGGTCCAAATACGATCGGAGGGATAGTTAACTTTGTCACCAAACGCCCTCCTGTTGAATCTACATTTTATACAAAAAATGTGGGAGGAGAAAATGGTTACCTCTCTACATATAATTCCTATGGCAAAAGTTTTGGATCTAGTGCCTTCGAAGTTTCATTGCTTAGAAAACAAGGAAATGGATTTAGAAATTATCAAAACTTCGATGTGACTGAAGGTAACATTAAGTGGATACAAGATTGGAATGAAAACCATAGCACTACTATAAAACTTGGATACCATGTCCAGAATGCGCAATCTACATATTTGGGATTATCACAAGGTTTATTTCGGTTGGATCCCAAAATCAATCCAGCAGAGTTTGATGAAAAGAAATTGAACCGAAACCAAACAATTATATCTCATAATTGGAAATTATCAGAAGACCATACACTCATTATACGAGGATATTTTTCCCAAGCAGAAAGAAACTGGGCTAGGCAAGATTTTTTATCTGGAAAATCATCCGCAGGTGGATATTTGAATGCTCCTTTAGATACACTTCGTACGTATTCCCCAGGGATTATTGGCAATCGTCCGGGTGATACCATTTATATGCGAGAATCGTATACAAGTCGTGACCAATCCTTTATGGTAGGCGGCGTAGAAACTAAACTGGAATCAAAGTTTTCTACCCTAGGACTCAAACACGAAACAGACATTGGTGTCAGGTTACATGGAGAAAATAATTTAACACAAACCAATGTAAAAAAAACGGATGATCCTTTAGGTTATCTTTCCAAGGCAATCATACAAGAAGAATCCTTAATAAACAACCTAGCACAACCTTCTCTTCCTAACTTTAATCTAAATAGACAAGAAAGAAAAATTGAAGCATTTGCTGCCTACTTCCAAGACAGAATCCAACTTTCGGAAAATTGGAAATTGATACCAGGGGTACGTTACGAAGAAGTAAGGCAAAAAGCCATCACTACAAGAAGACAGGCTACAGCCGATGACTACCGGTTAGGAGCTGTTTTACCAAACGATGTTTCTGTAAATCGAAGAAGTTCGAGCGAATCCAAAACTCATATCATCTTACCTGGACTTGGAATTACCTATGATATTACAAAAAAATTCATTTGGTTTACTGGCGCCCACAAAGGATTTTCACCACCAACATTTGGAACATCCTTTAGTCCACAAGGGAATGATTATCGCCTAAAACCAGAGACATCAACAAACTATGAGACAGGAGTTAGAGGTGACCTAACTTCTTATTTGTATACAGAGCTAGTAGGATATAAAATGTATTTTCGAGACCAAATCATTAACGTAAATGAAATTGGTGGGGAAAATGGAATTAGACCAGCAAATACTGGTTACTCAACTCATACGGGTGGTGAGGCCGTTCTAGTTTGGGATCCCGCAAAAATGCAAAAATCGGAATGGAGAGTCCCTATCGAATTAATTTACTCTCGCATAGAAGCAAAATCAAGAAGTTTCAACCCATTCCCCGTATCGCAAACAAGTGATGGAAAAGAGATTATCGAATTTCTACCTGCGTATACTGTAAATAATTTCCAATATATTCCAACCGATACAACAGGAAATTATTTACCATACGTTCCCAAAGAAACCATTACGACGGCAGTTAGTGTTTCGTCCCCACAAGGTTATTACGGTCGATTAGAATACCAGTATATTGGAAAACAATATTCTGACTTATTAAATACAAAAGACGAATCAGAAGACGGTAACAAAGGAATCATACCTAAAGTGGAACTTTGGAATACTAGTCTAGGATACCGTTCTCCAGACAAATGGTCAGTTTTTATTAATGCAAAAAATATTCAGGACAAACAATACGTTTCAGGTAGACTACCAACGGGCATTCAACCTGGACCATTTCGTCAAATCAATGTTGGTTTCACATTAGAGTTATGATCTACATGAGAACCTTCATTTTTTGATTTCGAAAAATCAACAGGACAATAGAGAATAGAAAAAAACTTTGTATCAAAATTAGAACTGGTATCAGCGAGTCCTACATATTGACGAATAATCTCCATTTCTTGTTCGTCTACGATTACTTCACGTATCATTAAATATTCGATAAAATCTAATCGATCGATTGCATCTGCGATATAAAGTCCATCTTTTAGAATATCTGTTAACCTGTTTACATTCCGACGACTGGGAGATTTAGCTCTTTCCTCTTTGGGAGAAAATTCCCTTAATTTGGCATTCGCATAAGCCTCCCATCTGTGAATTGTTTTTAAATTATTTTCCAGCTGATACAAAAAACCAGGAATGGAATCCTGCTTATCAAACACAACTAACATACGTAAGTATTGGTACAAATTCGGGTTTCTATATAAAAGTCGCTTACAGTGGATAGAATCAATTTTCTCAAAGATACGAAGAAAAGATTCTGTATTTTGTTCTCCCGAATCAGAGACAGTAGATTCAAAATATTCTTCCCATTGTTTTGCATTTAAATTTCCAAGTAAGTTTAATTGGAAAGTAACATCCTTTTCAACCAAAGGTTCCCTAAGTAATAATTCCAAACTTTTCTCTGAATTGATAATTTTTGCCCAAATAGAGAAGTAATAATCAGGCGTTATATTTCCTGTTTTTATGTACTTACCAAAACCGTAGTAAACAGCTTTGCAGATTAAATTTACAGGCATAGACTGGTGATTAATTAAATCTTTCAAAACATCTTCTTCTCTTAGTATCCAACAATAACTGCAAAAATATTCAGCTAACTCGTCTACTTCGAATAAGATTTCTAAATAATCGTGTAGATTAGGAGCCTTTAACAGAAACTCGAATGATTCCCTGGCATGCACCGGAGAACTTTTTTTCCAGAACTCATAAACCAATATTTGCATTTCGAATCCTCAATACATAAAAGACGACGAAAGAAACGAACGATAATACTAAAGTCTATTTCGGATTTATAACAAAATGATTGAATTACGAAGAAATCAAAAAAGATTAAGGTATATTACGAACTAAAACCGAATTCAATATTGTTTTAGAAGTATTTACCGACACGATCAAAATTGCCCAAAGCGGAAAGGATGGTAGTTTCTTCCCAAACATCCAAAACGGCACCGTTCCCTCGCATATAAACTAAAACATCTCCTCGATCTGGGGGAGGTATCTTTTTAAGTTCTCTTAATACTAAAGATAAACGATCGGGATCTCTTTTGTTAGGAGAAAGTTTTGCCTCCGATTTAAAATCAAATCGATCATTTAAACCTTGGCAAAAGGATTCCCATACGTGAATAGA includes these proteins:
- a CDS encoding HTTM domain-containing protein codes for the protein MAIKNLLLPVSSLSLHFFRIGYGFATTILIFRYFYYGWIDTYFIKPTFFFKHYGWEWIHPLPPVFTYLLFGILFLTALGIFLGYYLRINLFVFTIGFTWFHFSDATIYLNHYYLVSLLGFLLWLSPVSKSNFPSFHFFDWMETTEPISKLWLYAFRIQIGLVYFFGGIAKLQPDWLFEALPLKLWLYQSEGKIPFLDPILGLPITAFVFSWIGVIFDLSIPFLLCLKRFRFFAWLVVLFFHTFTSFLFPIGIFPIVMSLSSLIFFEPNWPKTILTKLIKTKQQVIDSNNNKHIIQSVPKFGFKEKLLLTYLLLQVSIPLRHIFYPGQVIWTEEGIKYSWQVMVADKVGSATFWIQNKQVDPKEILTDYQYRMMTIQPEHILQFAKYLQKKEMEVSGLKDVSVFVQSNVSINGKPTRPLFSPDEDLTKIYINFSPLKGLIR
- a CDS encoding TonB-dependent receptor family protein, whose protein sequence is MNFRNLRLLFLVFIILSGNSIILAQNLPEEPESNSKKNEGIHVIGNKKEDLKKIPGSAYIIDKKYLEEASPTDPMEALRRSPGASVRFQDAAGLTPNIGFRGVSNEESRKTLILEDGILTSLSPYGQPESYYSPSIERMERIEVIKGSGSILFGPNTIGGIVNFVTKRPPVESTFYTKNVGGENGYLSTYNSYGKSFGSSAFEVSLLRKQGNGFRNYQNFDVTEGNIKWIQDWNENHSTTIKLGYHVQNAQSTYLGLSQGLFRLDPKINPAEFDEKKLNRNQTIISHNWKLSEDHTLIIRGYFSQAERNWARQDFLSGKSSAGGYLNAPLDTLRTYSPGIIGNRPGDTIYMRESYTSRDQSFMVGGVETKLESKFSTLGLKHETDIGVRLHGENNLTQTNVKKTDDPLGYLSKAIIQEESLINNLAQPSLPNFNLNRQERKIEAFAAYFQDRIQLSENWKLIPGVRYEEVRQKAITTRRQATADDYRLGAVLPNDVSVNRRSSSESKTHIILPGLGITYDITKKFIWFTGAHKGFSPPTFGTSFSPQGNDYRLKPETSTNYETGVRGDLTSYLYTELVGYKMYFRDQIINVNEIGGENGIRPANTGYSTHTGGEAVLVWDPAKMQKSEWRVPIELIYSRIEAKSRSFNPFPVSQTSDGKEIIEFLPAYTVNNFQYIPTDTTGNYLPYVPKETITTAVSVSSPQGYYGRLEYQYIGKQYSDLLNTKDESEDGNKGIIPKVELWNTSLGYRSPDKWSVFINAKNIQDKQYVSGRLPTGIQPGPFRQINVGFTLEL
- a CDS encoding di-heme oxidoredictase family protein yields the protein MTPKHLILISIFLLVFDCKKKSNDDATKALILAAILSSSSCSSGDFLNDPCEQFSGGDTTTFDSTESAFDLEAANVVDSRRSIDFQDGNANFNRTWLPAGNSSVTGLGPVFNNRSCQGCHVKDGRGRPPADGTSLSSMLIRLSIAGSNPTTGGPVAMANFGTQLNTEGILEYGTGTQIPKEGTVTITYTEEAGSFPDGETYSLRKPSYAITWNVGGGATQINVSNPGQPYHATNNASGTYYISPRTAPMVPGLGLLEAIPESTIRSFADASDSNGDGISGKPNIVWDTTQAKSFIGRFGWKANQPNLNHQNASAFLGDIGLTTSVFPSENCATGQTLCSASTTGNGSNPEISNDRLARVTFYTSLVSVPGRRNWKNEDVKKGKELFIEIGCSSCHIPRIKTGDHSIREVANQEIRPYTDLLLHDMGDGLSDFRSDFLATGNEWRTTPLWGLGLVERVNGHELLLHDGRARGVQEAILWHGGEAEQSKNKYKQLPKESRSKLISFLKSL
- a CDS encoding imelysin family protein produces the protein MKQKKFPTKFLIYSSYVLLLNCGSPSNNASKKAQILGLVDTYLKTYTTSSLLLDIANNLMIPKYTNLDNKVSSLQTAASTYIANPDVTNLTTVRNAWTDAYLSYKQVEWAYFGPANIPNNVYLYLDSFSRSFPIDTSSIESKITANSAPNGLRVDGFDAVEYLLFKDNANTTNTAFADVNRRTYLTKLIQDLKNQTGLLTFNWNKSRNNSFYYSFTNAGKGSRDYPNTKDALTELTNQMVFFCNTIVDIKIAEPSGLRATNLGVKDINKVETPYANLSLDSLIQNLQGFSDIGEAGFYKFLSLRSETVVPRLKEQISLTTASVNSIKSKHGTFQTAITSGGNDVELMLNEFKKLRILISTEVISSLGGTIGVSSNDGD
- a CDS encoding LBF_1199 family protein, which encodes MQILVYEFWKKSSPVHARESFEFLLKAPNLHDYLEILFEVDELAEYFCSYCWILREEDVLKDLINHQSMPVNLICKAVYYGFGKYIKTGNITPDYYFSIWAKIINSEKSLELLLREPLVEKDVTFQLNLLGNLNAKQWEEYFESTVSDSGEQNTESFLRIFEKIDSIHCKRLLYRNPNLYQYLRMLVVFDKQDSIPGFLYQLENNLKTIHRWEAYANAKLREFSPKEERAKSPSRRNVNRLTDILKDGLYIADAIDRLDFIEYLMIREVIVDEQEMEIIRQYVGLADTSSNFDTKFFSILYCPVDFSKSKNEGSHVDHNSNVKPTLI